The Arachis hypogaea cultivar Tifrunner chromosome 19, arahy.Tifrunner.gnm2.J5K5, whole genome shotgun sequence genome has a window encoding:
- the LOC112778813 gene encoding uncharacterized protein — protein MGSIVLVHPLQTPSPPRWGVPPPRCPSLHLSVCWSIGQPVQLRAFTSTHPSPDVGHEGEPDRVENAMLEDDSDEEPADIGGDSDDEIPTNPATCQPPSSAGTHEQPAHYSTLDLGAIIQPTVSAPTFGGRSLHEENSVAEFQVGQSFHSKEEAVLTVKDYSIWRDVEYRVMESDHLKYHGRCKEFGKGCTWMIRISLRARKGTWERPPTTRLSRDLCEYLSSGLSQCGGSIKVLQEATEGTYGFKPTYRKTWLAKQKAVAQIYGDWEESYAELPRWILGVQSTMEGTTFPPCVEAFRHCKPLVSIDGTQLYGKYGGTLLLAIAQDGNSNILPIAFSLVEGENAESWSFFLTNLRQHVTPQQGILVISDRHNGIKAALKNPNSGWLPPHAYRAFCIRHVAANFALSFKGTDAKRLLVNAAYAKTEAEFHYWFDIMRTENPAICDWTNRIEYDKWTQHQDGGRRFGHMTTNISECVNSVLKGTRNLPVTALVKSTYGRLAELFVIRGQTAEAQLASDAKFCQSFMKAMERNLKDSRCFTVTLFDRHQSEYTVAETTATGSFSLGTYRVSLQHRTCDCGYFQALHYPCCHAIACCDQSRLDWSIYVDDVYTMQKVFRVYQMGFVPPIPEGLWPPYDGPTVIPDPSLRRCRDGRPRSTRIRNNMDEADPNRPKRCGLCKQPGHTRRSCP, from the exons ATGGGATCGATAGTTTTGGTGCATCCGCTCCAAACCCCCAGTCCACCACGATGGGGGGTGCCTCCACCTCGATGTCCGTCGTTGCACCTGAGTGTTTGTTGGAGTATCGGCCAGCCGGTCCAGTTGAGGGCATTCACCTCAACTCATCCATCTCCAGATGTAGGACATGAGGGGGAACCGGATCGGGTGGAAAATGCTATGCTAGAGGATGATTCCGACGAAGAGCCTGCTGACATTGGAGGGGACAGCGATGATGAAATTCCGACAAACCCAGCAACATGTCAACCACCGTCAAGTGCCGGCACACATGAGCAACCTGCACATTATTCTACCCTGGATCTGGGAGCCATCATCCAACCGACGGTATCAGCACCAACCTTTGGGGGTCGAAGCTTGCACGAGGAAAATTCTGTAGCTGAATTTCAAGTTGGCCAATCTTTCCATAGTAAGGAGGAAGCTGTGCTTACTGTAAAGGATTACAGCATTTGGCGCGATGTTGAGTATAGAGTGATGGAGTCAGATCATCTTAAGTACCATGGGAGATGCAAGGAGTTTGGGAAGGGTTGCACATGGATGATTCGCATCAGCCTTCGAGCACGGAAGGGAACTTGGGAG CGACCACCGACAACTAGATTATCACGTGATCTGTGCGAATATCTTTCCTCTGGTTTGAGCCAATGCGGCGGATCGATAAAGGTGTTACAAGAAGCTACCGAAGGAACGTATGGGTTCAAGCCAACTTACAGGAAGACGTGGTTGGCAAAACAGAAGGCGGTAGCACAGATATACGGGGACTGGGAAGAGTCCTACGCCGAGCTACCTCGTTGGATCCTTGGTGTGCAGTCCACCATGGAGGGGACG ACGTTTCCTCCTTGTGTTGAAGCTTTCCGACATTGCAAGCCATTGGTAAGTATAGACGGTACTCAGctgtatggcaagtatggaggGACTTTGCTCCTGGCCATCGCTCAAGATGGGAACTCCAACATCTTGCCTATTGCTTTCAGTCTCGTGGAGGGAGAAAATGCCGAGTCTTGGTCTTTCTTCCTGACCAACCTGCGGCAACATGTGACTCCGCAACAGGGGATACTAGTCATCTCAGATAGGCATAATGGCATCAAGGCTGCACTAAAGAACCCGAACAGTGGGTGGTTACCCCCGCATGCGTACCGAGCATTTTGTATTCGGCATGTTGCAGCTAACTTCGCACTCAGTTTCAAGGGGACGGATGCAAAGCGTTTGCTTGTGAACGCTGCTTATGCGAAGACTGAGGCAGAGTTTCACTATTGGTTTGATATAATGCGGACTGAGAATCCGGCAATATGTGATTGGACGAACAGAATAGAATACGATAAGTGGACTCAGCACCAGGATGGTGGCAGACGGttcggtcacatgacgaccaATATATCTGAGTGTGTTAATTCTGTTCTTAAGGGTACACGGAATCTTCCGGTTACCGCCCTAGTAAAGTCCACATATGGTCGGCTAGCGGAGTTGTTCGTGATTCGTGGTCAGACGGCAGAGGCTCAATTGGCCAGCGATGCCAAGTTCTGCCAGTCTTTTATGAAGGCGATGGAGCGCAACTTGAAAGACTCCAGATGTTTCACTGTCACTCTGTTCGATAGACACCAGTCTGAGTACACCGTTGCCGAGACAACGGCCACCGGGAGCTTTTCACTTGGGACGTACCGAGTTTCCCTCCAGCATCGTACATGCGACTGTGGATACTTTCAAGCTCTCCATTACCCATGTTGCCATGCAATTGCATGTTGTGACCAGTCACGGCTTGACTGGTCTATCTATGTCGACGACGTCTACACCATGCAGAAGGTGTTCAGGGTGTACCAGATGGGTTTCGTACCGCCAATACCGGAGGGACTTTGGCCACCTTATGACGGTCCGACCGTTATTCCGGACCCCAGCTTGAGGCGTTGTCGTGATGGGCGACCAAGGTCTACCAGAATCCGGAACAACATGGATGAGGCTGACCCTAACCGACCGAAGCGATGCGGGCTCTGCAAACAGCCTGGGCACACGCGTAGGTCTTGCCCCTAG